One segment of Engraulis encrasicolus isolate BLACKSEA-1 chromosome 7, IST_EnEncr_1.0, whole genome shotgun sequence DNA contains the following:
- the sec24a gene encoding protein transport protein Sec24A, producing MSNAGFSSQNGAGGQPYANGPTQGAFPVQPVSQGYGLPGQLGYHNQVPAKGPMPPGPGLYNAAPPVSAYQGSLMPPTMPVRPPMGGPLPPPMQPGQTPPPSQNSVPPPMATTNSYYPNAQNPPVSSWNYGPRPPPPMGMATPPPGNHVTSSPSPVPNPASQGFSAPPPGPNTSMAPGPPLPPSSLSSWSQPGSVPPPPMNAMSPQPYQYGPPPTGPPPPAMRPTPPPTMPPGTATPPPAMPPQNEGMRQTHTPTSQVPNSFEGGEGGYTHPPTSQPGPPLGRPGGHAYPSLPPGYQNTAAPSGMPPSHLAPPYSAGPSAYQQPSMGAAQLSPSLAGLSLQSQTPDALRVVNLLQERNLLPPTAITPPTPPLPQDIQKLNCHPDVFRSTLTSIPQTQALLNKAKLPLGLLLHPFKDLSQLPVVTSSTIVRCRSCRTYINPFVNFLDQRRWKCNLCYRVNDVPEEFMYNPVSRSYGEPHKRPEVQNATIEFIAPSEYMLRPPQPAAYLFVLDVSHNAVQTGYIDVVCQSLLENLNALPGDTRTKIGFITFDTTIHFYNLQEGLSQPQMLIVSDLEDVFLPTPDSLLVNLNECKELVQDLLKSLPQMFSKTMETQCALGPALQAAFKLLSPTGGRMSVFQSQLPTLGVGALKSREDPNQRASAKDIQHLSPATDFYKKLALDCSGQQVAVDLFMLSSQYCDLASLGCISRYSAGSVYYYPSYHNQHNPAQTERFQKDLKRYLTRKIGFEAVMRIRCTKGLSIHTFHGNFFVRSTDLLSLPNVNPDAGFAVQMSIEENLTDMQVVSFQAALLYTSSKGERRIRVHTMCLPVVNSLSDIFAGADVQAITGLLASMAVDRSVAASMSDARDAMTNAVIDSLSSYRTAVLTIQQPGLLTPNCLRLFPLYILALLKQKAFRTGTSTRLDDRVFAMCQLKYQPLAYLMLMIHPALYRVDTLTDEGALNVNDRTIPQPGVLQLSVEKLSREGAFLMDAGTVMYLWVGRNCNPQFLTQVLGVPNYPAVPQSMTQLPELDTAESTRTRAFVGWLREQRPFYPTLHVIKDESQLKANFMQNMVEDRTESALSYYEFLLHVQQQISK from the exons ATGTCAAATGCTGGGTTCAGTTCTCAGAACGGGGCAGGTGGACAGCCGTACGCAAATG gTCCAACACAAGGCGCGTTTCCAGTGCAGCCGGTGAGCCAAGGTTACGGCTTACCTGGCCAACTGGGTTACCATAACCAGGTGCCCGCCAAGGGCCCCATGCCACCCGGCCCGGGCCTCTACAATGCTGCCCCCCCGGTCAGCGCCTACCAGGGTAGCCTCATGCCCCCCACCATGCCTGTCAGACCGCCCATGGGAGGGCCACTACCACCCCCCATGCAGCCCGGGCAGACGCCCCCTCCCTCCCAGAACTCTGTGCCACCCCCCATGGCAACGACAAACAGCTACTATCCCAATGCCCAGAACCCCCCGGTGTCCAGCTGGAACTATGGGCCGCGCCCGCCTCCACCCATGGGCATGGCGACGCCTCCGCCTGGGAACCACGTGACGTCGTCCCCCAGCCCTGTGCCCAATCCGGCCTCCCAGGGCTTCAGTGCTCCTCCCCCGGGCCCCAACACGTCAATGGCACCCGGTCCCCCGCTGCCTCCCTCATCACTCAGCAGCTGGTCTCAGCCAG GCTCTGTTCCACCTCCACCCATGAACGCCATGAGCCCACAGCCCTACCAGTACGGACCCCCGCCCACAGGGCCACCGCCACCAGCCATGAGaccaacaccaccccccaccatgcCCCCTGGCACCGCCACCCCTCCCCCTGCCATGCCACCCCAAAATGAAG gaATGAGACAAACCCACACGCCCACCTCCCAAGTTCCCAACAGCTTTGAGGGTGGCGAAGGAGGCTACA CGCACCCCCCCACTTCTCAGCCCGGCCCACCACTGGGGAGGCCAGGGGGCCACGCCTACCCTTCACTACCACCAGGCTACCAGAACACGGCCGCGCCCTCCGGCATGCCCCCCTCACACCTCGCACCGCCTTACAGCGCCGGGCCCTCCGCTTACCAACAG CCGTCGATGGGCGCTGCCCAGCTGAGTCCGTCTCTGGCGGGGCTGAGTCTGCAGTCCCAAACGCCGGACGCCCTGCGTGTGGTCAACCTGCTGCAGGAGCGCAACCTGCTGCCGCCCACTGCCATCACGCCCCCCACGCCCCCCCTGCCCCAGGACATCCAGAAGCTCAACTGCCACCCAGA tgtattccgCAGCACTCTGACCAGCATCCCCCAGACACAGGCGCTCCTCAACAAGGCCAAGCTGCCCCTCGGCCTGCTGCTCCACCCCTTCAAAGACCTCTCG CAGCTTCCAGTGGTGACCTCCAGCACTATCGTCAGGTGTCGCTCCTGCAGGACATACATCAACCCCTTCGTCAACTTCCTGGACCAGCGGCGGTGGAAGTGCAACCTCTGCTACCGGGTCAACGATG TGCCCGAAGAGTTCATGTACAACCCAGTCAGCAGATCCTACGGAGAGCCCCACAAACGACCAGAAGTCCAGAACGCCACCATTGAGTTCATCGCTCCCTCTGAATACATG CTGAGACCACCCCAGCCCGCTGCTTACCTGTTTGTCCTCGACGTGTCCCACAATGCCGTGCAGACGGGATACATAGACGTTGTCTGTCAATCACTTCTCGAAAACCTCAACGC GCTGCCAGGAGATACGAGGACGAAGATCGGCTTCATCACGTTTGACACCACCATCCACTTCTACAATCTCCAGGAGGGCCTGTCTCAGCCACAGATGCTCATCGTGTCCGATCTAGAag ATGTATTTTTACCCACACCAGACAGCCTTTTAGTAAACCTCAATGAATGCAAGGAG CTGGTCCAGGATCTGCTGAAGAGCCTGCCCCAGATGTTCAGCAAGACCATGGAGACCCAGTGTGCCCTGGGCCCGGCGCTGCAGGCCGCCTTCAAGCTGCTGTCCCCCACGGGGGGCCGCATGTCCGTCTTCCAGAGCCAGCTCCCCACTCTGGGGGTTGGAGCCCTCAAGTCCCGGGAGGACCCCAACCAGAGGGCCTCTGCCAAG GACATTCAGCATCTGTCTCCTGCCACTGACTTCTATAAGAAGTTGGCGCTGGACTGCTCTGGGCAGCAGGTGGCTGTGGACCTCTTCATGCTCAGCTCGCAGTACTGTGACCTGGCCTCGCTGG GCTGCATATCGCGCTACTCCGCAGGAAGTGTCTACTACTACCCCTCGTACCACAACCAGCACAACCCCGCCCAGACCGAGCGCTTCCAGAAGGACCTCAAGCGCTACCTCACCCGCAAGATCGGCTTCGAGGCAGTCATGAGGATACGATGCACCAAag GCCTCTCCATACACACGTTCCACGGGAACTTCTTTGTGCGTTCGACGGACCTGCTGTCGCTGCCCAACGTAAACCCGGACGCCGGCTTCGCTGTTCAGATGTCCATTGAGGAGAACCTGACGGACATGCAGGTGGTCTCCTTCCAGGCCGCGCTGCTCTACACCTCCAGCAAAG gtgaaagGAGGATCCGAGTGCACACCATGTGTCTACCTGTGGTCAACTCGCTGTCTGACATCTTTGCTGGAGCTGATGTGCAAGCAATCACAGGCCTCCTGGCCAGCATGG CGGTGGATCGCTCTGTGGCGGCGAGCATGAGTGACGCCCGGGATGCGATGACCAATGCTGTGATCGACTCGCTGTCCTCGTACCGCACCGCTGTGCTCACCATCCAGCAGCCGGGCCTGCTCACGCCCAACTGCCTGCGCCTCTTCCCCCTTTACATACTGGCCCTGCTCAaacag AAAGCGTTCCGGACGGGCACCAGCACTCGACTGGACGACCGCGTGTTTGCCATGTGTCAGCTGAAGTACCAGCCTCTGGCTTACCTCATGCTCATGATCCACCCAGCGCTCTACCGAGTGGACACCCTGACCGACGAG GGGGCGCTGAACGTCAACGACCGCACCATCCCCCAGCCCGGCGTGCTGCAGCTGTCTGTGGAGAAGCTGAGCAGGGAAGGAGCCTTCCTCATGGATGCCGGCACG gTGATGTATCTGTGGGTGGGGAGGAATTGCAACCCTCAGTTCTTAACCCAGGTCCTTGGGGTCCCAAACTACCCGGCTGTCCCTCAGAGCATG ACTCAGCTGCCAGAACTGGACACGGCCGAGTCTACGCGGACCAGGGCGTTTGTGGGCTGGCTGAGGGAACAGAGGCCATTTTATCCCACCCTGCACGTCATCAA GGATGAGAGCCAGCTGAAGGCCAACTTCATGCAGAACATGGTGGAGGACCGGACCGAGTCGGCGCTGTCTTACTACGAGTTCCTGCTGCACGTACAGCAGCAGATCTCCAAGTGA
- the camlg gene encoding calcium signal-modulating cyclophilin ligand, with product MDSTEDNTAGNSEEKSNVPLSAAQRRAEIRRRKLLKNSEDRLNRIVGYTKNEDKSQSPKRVVEPRFHLDLDRNDAWTPPLGTAARLSPYLSDPSSTPERRGSPLPDLNDDLRSTVLLDDDDMAELVRQRPRGELSSDDRARSRSPHKKGLQKYLSRFDDAMKLRGQLANEKAAQESSAEPEELDSFRLFRLIGSIILAVFVRVFVCKYLSIFAPFLTLELAYMGLHKYFPKVEKKAKTTVLTAALLLSGIPAEVINRSMDTYRRMGDVFADLCVYFFTFIISHELLLLFGQALPEAEAT from the exons ATGGACTCCACTGAGGATAACACAGCTGGCAATTCGGAGGAGAAAAGTAACGTGCCCCTGTCTGCTGCACAAAGGAGAGCTGAAATTCGGAGACGAAAATTGTTGAAGAATTCCGAAGACAGACTAAATAGAATAGTGGGATACACcaaaaatgaagacaaaagtC AATCTCCCAAGCGTGTGGTGGAGCCCCGGTTTCACCTGGACTTGGACAGAAACGATGCCTGGACCCCCCCTCTTGGAACCGCCGCAAGACTGTCTCCCTACCTGTCCGACCCCAGCAGCACCCCGGAGCGCAGGGGCTCCCCACTACCGGACCTCAACGATGACCTGAGAAGCACGGTGCTCCTGGACGACGACGACATGGCCGAGTTGGTGAGACAGAGGCCGCGGGGGGAGCTGTCTTCGGACGACCGCGCCCGCTCTCGCTCCCCGCACAAGAAGGGGCTGCAGAAGTACCTGTCTCGCTTCGACGACGCCATGAAACTCCGCGGTCAGCTGGCCAACGAGAAGGCCGCCCAGGAGAGCAGTGCGGAGCCAGAGGAGCTGGACTCCTTCCGGCTGTTCCGGCTCATCGGCAGCATCATCTTGGCCGTGTTCGTCAGAGTCTTTGTTTGCAAGTACTTG TCCATCTTTGCACCATTCCTTACTCTGGAGCTGGCCTACATGGGATTGCATAAGTATTTTCCAAAG GTGGAGAAGAAGGCCAAGACCACGGTGCTGACGGCCGCCCTGCTGCTCTCGGGCATCCCGGCGGAGGTCATCAACCGCTCCATGGACACCTACCGCCGCATGGGGGACGTCTTCGCCGACCTCTGCGTCTACTTCTTCACCTTCATCATCAGCCACGAGCTACTGCTGCTCTTCGGCCAAGCGCTGCCGGAGGCCGAGGCCACTTAG